A genome region from Streptomyces xanthophaeus includes the following:
- a CDS encoding MerR family transcriptional regulator, with protein MDDHWTVGRVAELADVSVRTLHHYDDIGLVRPSARTAAGYRAYSAGDMERLREVLAYRRLGFGLREVAELVGDPSTDAAAHLRRLRGLLLERRDRADAMVAAIDRELEARAKGRKVTPEEQLEMLGARLYDAIGGAYPATRRTEPRIAAQIWDALGDARTVLNVGAGTGSYEPTDREVTAVEPSAVMRGQRPAGAAPCVAAAAESLPFEDGSFDVAMAVSTVHHWGDPIAGLHEMRRVARRVVVLTFDTDEPGWQDRFWLPRDYLPEFAGVLADFPSLAAMADAIGARAEPVPVPWDCADGLFEAYWRRPEAYLEERVRRAMSVWTRVGPEAERRAVRRLGDDLACGRWAERNGDLTDLDAADLGLRLLTA; from the coding sequence ATGGACGATCACTGGACCGTGGGACGCGTGGCCGAGCTGGCCGACGTGAGCGTCCGCACCCTGCACCACTACGACGACATCGGGCTCGTCCGGCCTTCGGCACGGACCGCGGCCGGGTACCGGGCCTACTCGGCCGGCGACATGGAGCGACTGCGGGAGGTGCTGGCCTACCGGCGGTTGGGCTTCGGGCTGCGGGAGGTTGCGGAACTGGTCGGCGACCCGTCCACCGACGCGGCGGCACACCTGCGCCGACTGCGCGGCCTGCTGCTGGAGCGGCGGGATCGGGCCGACGCCATGGTGGCGGCCATCGACCGGGAACTGGAAGCACGGGCGAAGGGGCGGAAGGTGACACCGGAGGAGCAACTGGAGATGCTCGGCGCACGGTTGTACGACGCGATCGGCGGTGCCTACCCCGCGACACGGCGTACCGAGCCGCGGATCGCCGCGCAGATCTGGGACGCGCTCGGGGACGCGCGGACGGTGCTGAACGTCGGGGCCGGCACCGGCTCCTACGAGCCCACCGATCGCGAGGTGACCGCGGTGGAGCCGTCGGCGGTCATGCGGGGGCAGCGGCCCGCCGGTGCGGCGCCGTGCGTGGCCGCCGCGGCGGAGAGCCTGCCGTTCGAGGACGGGTCCTTCGACGTCGCGATGGCCGTCTCCACCGTTCACCACTGGGGGGATCCGATCGCGGGGCTGCACGAGATGCGGCGCGTGGCCCGCCGGGTGGTGGTACTCACCTTCGACACCGACGAGCCCGGTTGGCAGGACCGTTTCTGGCTCCCCCGCGACTATCTGCCCGAGTTCGCCGGCGTCCTCGCCGACTTCCCCTCGCTCGCGGCGATGGCCGACGCGATCGGCGCCCGCGCCGAGCCGGTGCCCGTCCCGTGGGACTGCGCCGACGGCCTGTTCGAGGCGTACTGGCGCCGACCGGAGGCGTATCTGGAGGAGCGCGTGCGCCGTGCGATGTCGGTGTGGACCAGGGTCGGGCCGGAGGCCGAGCGGCGGGCGGTGCGACGCCTCGGGGACGACCTCGCCTGCGGCCGGTGGGCCGAACGCAACGGCGACCTCACCGACCTCGACGCGGCGGATCTGGGCCTGCGCCTGCTCACGGCGTGA
- a CDS encoding GNAT family N-acetyltransferase encodes MEHTCVIRRARVGDLPRLAELVHEHVAYEKSVPRPPDLAERLGPQLFAEDARLWVLLAETPDGTVAGYAACSAEFAFWDARYHLHMDCLYLAEEARGHGLGAALMDGVTGLARELGLDQVQWQTPDWNEGAIRFYDRLGATGRPKQRYALAVEAAPFTP; translated from the coding sequence ATGGAACACACCTGCGTCATCCGCCGCGCACGCGTCGGGGACCTGCCCCGCCTGGCCGAACTCGTCCACGAGCACGTGGCGTACGAGAAGTCGGTGCCGCGCCCGCCGGACCTCGCCGAGCGGCTCGGCCCGCAGCTGTTCGCCGAGGACGCCCGGCTGTGGGTGCTGCTCGCCGAGACCCCGGACGGCACGGTCGCCGGATACGCCGCCTGCTCCGCCGAGTTCGCCTTCTGGGACGCCCGGTACCACCTGCACATGGACTGCCTCTACCTGGCGGAGGAGGCCCGCGGCCACGGACTCGGCGCCGCCCTGATGGACGGCGTGACGGGTCTGGCCCGCGAGCTCGGCCTCGACCAGGTCCAGTGGCAGACCCCGGACTGGAACGAAGGCGCGATCCGCTTCTACGACCGGCTCGGCGCCACCGGCAGGCCGAAGCAGCGCTACGCCCTCGCGGTGGAGGCGGCGCCGTTCACGCCGTGA
- a CDS encoding DUF1707 and FHA domain-containing protein yields MTSSFEIPAFPAPRLSDAERDRALGQLREGAALGKLSHDTFLRRMELALVARRSEELAVLTADLHSREAAESPWTRRLFGWVGRASAVSLGVRRAWNAERLPKLLLPHPSAAALRIGRDPGNGLRLSHETVSRAHAELRLQAGVWVLRDLGSTNGTTVNGHRVTGSAVVRDGDQVSFGNMTFRLSSS; encoded by the coding sequence GTGACGTCCAGTTTCGAGATTCCCGCCTTTCCCGCGCCGCGGCTGTCCGACGCCGAGCGCGACCGGGCGCTGGGCCAGCTCAGGGAGGGCGCGGCCCTCGGCAAGCTGTCCCACGACACCTTCCTGCGCCGGATGGAACTCGCCCTGGTCGCCCGCCGCTCCGAGGAGCTGGCCGTGCTGACGGCCGACCTCCATTCCCGGGAGGCGGCCGAAAGCCCCTGGACCCGTCGGCTGTTCGGCTGGGTCGGCCGGGCCTCGGCCGTGTCCCTCGGGGTCCGGCGCGCCTGGAACGCCGAGCGGCTGCCCAAGCTGCTGCTGCCGCATCCGAGCGCGGCGGCCCTGCGGATCGGCCGCGACCCCGGCAACGGGCTGCGGCTCAGCCACGAGACGGTCTCCCGGGCGCATGCGGAGCTCCGGCTGCAGGCTGGGGTGTGGGTGCTCCGGGACCTCGGCTCCACCAACGGGACCACGGTCAACGGGCACCGGGTGACCGGCTCCGCGGTGGTCCGCGACGGGGACCAGGTCAGCTTCGGGAACATGACCTTCCGGCTCTCGTCGAGCTGA
- the treZ gene encoding malto-oligosyltrehalose trehalohydrolase has translation MQFEVWAPLTGHVAMLLDGTTYDMARDPDRDGWWTAEAPAADGSRYGFLLDGDGPRPDPRGRRLPDGPDGLSAVVDPQTLAPQPARPSHTRLQDAVLYELHIGTFTPEGTFDAAAARLGHLTALGVTHVELMPVCSFSGRHGWGYDGVAPWAVHEPYGGPAGLARFTAAAHEAGLGVVLDVVHNHLGPSGNHLPAFGPYFTDTHHTPWGSAVNLDAAGSDEVRAYLLGSALAWLRDYGIDGLRLDAVHALADDRALTFLEELSAAVDELAADTGRPLFLIAESDRCDPRTTTPRAAGGLGLHAQWNDDFHHALHCALTGESQAYYADFAAAPLAALAKTMTRVFFHDGTWSSFRGRTHGRPVDHRRTPAHRFLGYTQTHDQVGNRALGDRLSASLSPGLLACAATVALTGPFVPMLFMGEEWGAKTPWQYFTDHPDPGLAEAVRSGRRREFAAHGWKAEEIPDPQDPATRDRSCLDWAEPEQAVHARLLDWYRTVIALRRTHHDLRDPDLGAVRVAHDEERRWLTFRRGDVRVAVNLSPDPVTIALGRNGVRVLASWEPVDHPGPDGRIHVPGETAVVLAP, from the coding sequence GTGCAGTTCGAGGTGTGGGCACCACTGACAGGTCACGTCGCCATGCTGCTCGACGGGACGACGTACGACATGGCGCGCGATCCGGACCGGGACGGCTGGTGGACCGCCGAGGCCCCGGCCGCCGACGGGAGCCGCTACGGATTCCTGCTCGACGGCGACGGCCCGCGGCCGGACCCGCGCGGACGCCGGCTGCCCGACGGGCCCGACGGCCTGTCCGCGGTGGTCGATCCGCAGACCCTCGCCCCGCAGCCCGCGCGACCATCCCACACCCGGCTCCAGGACGCGGTCCTGTACGAGCTGCACATCGGCACCTTCACCCCCGAGGGCACCTTCGACGCGGCTGCCGCCCGGCTCGGGCACCTCACCGCCCTCGGCGTCACGCACGTGGAGCTGATGCCGGTCTGCTCCTTCTCCGGCCGGCACGGCTGGGGGTACGACGGGGTCGCGCCCTGGGCGGTGCACGAGCCGTACGGCGGTCCGGCCGGCCTGGCCCGCTTCACGGCCGCCGCGCACGAGGCGGGGCTGGGCGTGGTGCTGGACGTGGTCCACAACCACCTCGGCCCGTCCGGCAACCACCTGCCCGCCTTCGGCCCGTACTTCACCGACACCCACCACACCCCGTGGGGCTCCGCGGTGAACCTGGACGCGGCCGGCTCCGACGAGGTGCGCGCCTACCTGCTCGGAAGCGCGCTGGCCTGGCTGCGCGACTACGGGATCGACGGGCTGCGGCTCGACGCCGTGCACGCGCTGGCCGACGACCGGGCGCTGACCTTCCTGGAGGAACTGTCCGCGGCCGTCGACGAACTGGCCGCGGACACCGGCCGCCCGCTGTTCCTGATCGCCGAGTCCGACCGCTGCGACCCCCGCACCACCACCCCGCGCGCCGCGGGGGGCCTGGGCCTGCACGCCCAGTGGAACGACGACTTCCACCACGCCCTGCACTGCGCGCTGACGGGCGAGTCCCAGGCGTACTACGCGGACTTCGCCGCGGCCCCGCTCGCCGCCCTCGCCAAGACCATGACCCGGGTCTTCTTCCACGACGGGACGTGGTCCTCCTTCCGCGGCCGTACCCACGGCCGCCCGGTGGACCACCGCCGGACCCCGGCCCACCGCTTCCTCGGCTACACCCAGACCCACGACCAGGTCGGCAACCGGGCGCTCGGTGACCGGCTCTCCGCCTCGCTCTCCCCCGGGCTGCTGGCGTGCGCCGCGACCGTGGCCCTCACCGGGCCGTTCGTGCCGATGCTGTTCATGGGCGAGGAGTGGGGGGCGAAGACCCCCTGGCAGTACTTCACCGACCATCCGGACCCGGGCCTCGCCGAGGCGGTACGGTCCGGCCGGCGCCGGGAGTTCGCGGCGCACGGCTGGAAGGCCGAGGAGATCCCGGACCCGCAGGACCCGGCCACCCGGGACCGCTCCTGCCTGGACTGGGCGGAGCCCGAACAGGCCGTCCACGCCCGCCTGCTGGACTGGTACCGCACGGTGATCGCACTCCGCCGCACCCATCACGACCTGCGCGACCCGGACCTGGGGGCGGTCCGGGTCGCGCACGACGAGGAGCGTCGCTGGCTCACCTTCCGGCGGGGCGACGTCCGGGTGGCCGTGAACCTCTCGCCGGACCCGGTGACGATCGCGCTGGGCCGCAACGGGGTACGGGTGCTGGCCTCCTGGGAGCCGGTCGACCACCCGGGTCCCGACGGGCGGATCCACGTGCCCGGCGAAACGGCGGTCGTCCTGGCCCCGTGA
- a CDS encoding aminopeptidase P family protein: MTREPAPFTADDYAARMAAAAQTAADAGLAGLLIAPGPDLTHLTGYRPTAETERLTLLVLAAGQDPVLIVPALEAPDAEHAPGATALTLRDWADGKNPYAVTAPLLDFRGRFGVSDNTWALHLLGLQRELPNSSYAPLTDCLPMLRAVKDERELERLAAAGAAADAAYAQILHLPFADRRETDVAEDLAALLRAHGHSQVDFTVVGSGPNGANPHHEAGDRVIRHGDMVVLDFGGLRFGYGSDISRTVHVGEPTAEEQRVHDIVREAQQAGVAAVRPGVSCQEIDRAARAVITEFGYGDRFIHRTGHGIGVTTHEPPYMVEGEEQPLVPGMCFSVEPGVYLPGRFGVRIEDIVTVTEDGGLRLNNAPRELAVVE, translated from the coding sequence ATGACACGTGAACCCGCACCCTTCACGGCCGATGACTACGCCGCCCGGATGGCCGCAGCCGCCCAGACCGCCGCCGACGCGGGACTCGCCGGACTGCTGATCGCCCCCGGGCCCGACCTCACGCACCTCACGGGCTACCGGCCCACCGCCGAGACCGAACGGCTGACCCTGCTCGTCCTGGCCGCCGGGCAGGACCCGGTGCTCATCGTGCCCGCGCTGGAGGCACCCGACGCGGAACACGCCCCGGGCGCCACCGCGCTGACCCTGCGGGACTGGGCCGACGGGAAGAACCCGTACGCCGTCACCGCCCCGCTGCTGGACTTCCGCGGGCGCTTCGGGGTGAGCGACAACACCTGGGCGCTGCACCTCCTCGGCCTGCAGCGGGAACTGCCGAACAGCTCCTACGCGCCGCTCACCGACTGCCTGCCCATGCTCCGCGCGGTCAAGGACGAGCGGGAGCTGGAGCGCCTCGCCGCGGCGGGGGCCGCCGCCGACGCCGCCTACGCGCAGATCCTCCACCTCCCCTTCGCCGACCGGCGGGAGACCGACGTGGCCGAGGACCTGGCGGCCCTGCTGCGCGCGCACGGCCACTCCCAGGTCGACTTCACGGTCGTCGGCTCCGGCCCCAACGGGGCCAATCCGCACCACGAGGCCGGGGACCGCGTCATCCGCCACGGCGACATGGTGGTCCTCGACTTCGGCGGCCTGCGCTTCGGCTACGGCTCCGACATCTCCCGCACCGTGCACGTCGGCGAGCCCACCGCCGAGGAGCAGCGGGTCCACGACATCGTCCGCGAGGCCCAGCAGGCCGGCGTGGCCGCGGTCCGGCCGGGGGTCTCCTGCCAGGAGATCGACCGGGCCGCCCGGGCCGTGATCACCGAGTTCGGCTACGGGGACCGCTTCATCCACCGCACCGGCCACGGCATCGGGGTCACCACCCACGAGCCCCCGTACATGGTCGAGGGCGAGGAGCAGCCGCTGGTCCCCGGCATGTGCTTCTCCGTGGAGCCGGGCGTCTACCTGCCGGGCCGGTTCGGCGTCCGCATCGAGGACATCGTGACCGTCACCGAGGACGGCGGGCTCCGGCTCAACAACGCCCCGCGCGAGCTCGCCGTCGTCGAGTGA
- a CDS encoding alpha/beta fold hydrolase, protein MAIAHRRIGTGPVRVIVLHDWFGTSANWGSVLDHLDPEGFSYVFLDYRGYGDRRDVPGRHTLAEIADDVLELADQLGWDTFSLLGHSMGGKAVQQVLVRAPERVEKLIGLAPVPAAPYAMDDATHALFHGAATDPGKRRVILDLVTGNRVSRHWLDGMVAHSLAVSRPEAFAGYLASWQPLDLSAAVKGNTVPVLVLVGEYDLAITADVMRDTWQASYPDCRVVTVPGSGHYPPHETPVAFVTEVEAFLRI, encoded by the coding sequence ATGGCCATCGCCCACCGCAGGATCGGTACCGGACCCGTCCGCGTCATCGTGCTGCACGACTGGTTCGGCACCTCCGCGAACTGGGGTTCCGTACTGGACCACCTGGACCCCGAAGGCTTCAGTTACGTCTTCCTCGACTACCGCGGCTACGGCGACCGCCGCGACGTCCCCGGCCGCCACACCCTGGCCGAGATCGCCGACGACGTCCTCGAACTCGCCGACCAGCTCGGCTGGGACACCTTCTCCCTCCTCGGCCACTCCATGGGCGGCAAGGCGGTCCAGCAGGTCCTCGTCCGTGCCCCCGAGCGGGTGGAGAAGCTGATCGGGCTCGCCCCGGTCCCGGCCGCGCCCTACGCGATGGACGACGCGACCCACGCCCTCTTCCACGGCGCCGCCACCGACCCCGGGAAGCGCCGCGTCATCCTCGACCTGGTCACGGGCAACCGCGTGAGCCGCCACTGGCTCGACGGGATGGTCGCCCACTCGCTGGCCGTCTCCCGCCCCGAGGCCTTCGCCGGCTACCTCGCGAGCTGGCAGCCGCTCGACCTGTCCGCCGCCGTGAAGGGCAACACCGTCCCGGTGCTCGTCCTCGTCGGCGAGTACGACCTCGCGATCACCGCGGATGTGATGAGGGACACCTGGCAGGCCTCCTACCCGGACTGCCGGGTCGTGACGGTCCCGGGCTCCGGCCACTACCCGCCGCACGAGACCCCGGTGGCCTTCGTCACCGAGGTGGAGGCCTTCCTGCGGATCTAG
- a CDS encoding phosphocholine-specific phospholipase C — translation MAELNRRRFLQIAGGTAALTMLNDSIARAAAIPAQGTTGTIQDIEHVVVLMQENRSFDHYFGAMKGVRGFGDPRPVLQDNGKSVFHQSNGTKDILPFNPQVQDLGMQFLEGLNHDWAGGHQAYNNGKYDKWVPAKTATTMSYMTRNDIPFHYALADAFTVCDAYHCSFIGATDPNRYYLWTGHTGNDGTGGGPVLGNQEAGYGWKTYPERLEAAGVSWKVYQDIGDGLNAAGSWGWINDAFRGNYGDNSLLYFNTYRNAQPGSALYEKARTGTNVKAGDGYFDRLRADVAGGTLPQVSWIAAPEAFSEHANWPTNFGAWYISQVLDALTANPAVWAKTALFITYDENDGFFDHVVPPYPPASSAWGLSTADVSKDLYAGGGGYAAGPYGLGPRVPMIVVSPWSKGGYVCSETFDHTSVIRFMEKRFGVQEPNISPWRRAVCGDLTSAFDFTRADAAPAALPSTAGYVPPDKDRHPSYHPTPPATGTLPRQEAGSKPARALGYSPYVDGARTTSTGKFTLTFASGPTLGAHFHSTSGNRTDGPWPYTVEAGKTLVDTWSTSSSTGNQINLTVWGPNGFLRSWKGPAKKAGPEVTARHVAATGNLALSLTNSGTAAVNLTVTNTYGGAAQILRVAAGATVSHTVDLAASGRWYDVQVVSDADATFLRRFAGHVETGAPGVSDPAIKTV, via the coding sequence ATGGCAGAACTCAACCGTCGCAGGTTCCTGCAGATAGCCGGCGGCACCGCCGCCCTCACGATGCTGAACGACAGCATCGCGCGGGCCGCCGCCATCCCGGCGCAGGGCACCACCGGCACGATCCAGGACATCGAGCACGTCGTCGTCCTGATGCAGGAGAACCGGTCCTTCGACCACTACTTCGGCGCGATGAAGGGGGTACGGGGCTTCGGCGACCCGCGGCCGGTCCTCCAGGACAACGGCAAGTCGGTCTTCCACCAGTCGAACGGGACGAAGGACATCCTGCCCTTCAACCCGCAGGTCCAGGACCTCGGCATGCAGTTCCTGGAGGGGCTCAACCACGACTGGGCCGGCGGCCACCAGGCGTACAACAACGGCAAGTACGACAAGTGGGTCCCGGCCAAGACGGCCACGACCATGTCGTACATGACCCGGAACGACATCCCGTTCCACTACGCCCTCGCCGACGCCTTCACGGTGTGCGACGCCTACCACTGCTCCTTCATCGGCGCCACGGACCCGAACCGCTACTACCTGTGGACGGGTCACACCGGCAACGACGGGACCGGCGGCGGCCCGGTCCTCGGCAACCAGGAGGCCGGCTACGGCTGGAAGACCTACCCCGAGCGCCTGGAGGCCGCCGGGGTCTCGTGGAAGGTCTACCAGGACATCGGCGACGGCCTGAACGCCGCCGGTTCCTGGGGCTGGATCAACGACGCCTTCCGCGGCAACTACGGCGACAACTCGCTGCTGTACTTCAACACCTACCGCAACGCCCAGCCCGGCAGCGCCCTGTACGAGAAGGCCCGTACGGGCACGAACGTCAAGGCGGGCGACGGCTACTTCGACCGGCTGCGCGCGGATGTGGCGGGCGGCACGCTGCCCCAGGTCTCCTGGATCGCCGCACCCGAGGCGTTCAGCGAGCACGCGAACTGGCCGACCAACTTCGGCGCCTGGTACATCTCGCAGGTCCTGGACGCGCTGACCGCGAACCCTGCGGTCTGGGCCAAGACCGCCCTGTTCATCACCTACGACGAGAACGACGGCTTCTTCGACCACGTGGTCCCGCCGTACCCGCCGGCCTCCTCCGCCTGGGGCCTGTCCACGGCCGACGTGTCGAAGGACCTCTACGCCGGTGGCGGCGGCTACGCTGCCGGACCGTACGGGCTCGGCCCGCGCGTCCCCATGATCGTGGTCTCCCCCTGGAGCAAGGGCGGCTACGTCTGCTCCGAGACCTTCGACCACACCTCGGTGATCCGCTTCATGGAGAAGCGGTTCGGGGTGCAGGAGCCCAACATCTCCCCGTGGCGCCGTGCCGTCTGCGGCGACCTGACCTCGGCCTTCGACTTCACGCGGGCCGATGCCGCGCCCGCCGCGCTGCCGTCCACGGCCGGGTACGTCCCGCCGGACAAGGACCGCCACCCCTCCTACCACCCGACCCCGCCGGCGACCGGCACCCTGCCCCGGCAGGAAGCCGGCTCCAAGCCGGCCCGCGCTCTCGGCTACAGCCCCTACGTGGACGGCGCCCGCACCACCTCCACCGGCAAGTTCACCCTCACCTTCGCCTCCGGACCGACCCTGGGCGCCCACTTCCACAGCACCTCGGGCAACCGTACGGACGGCCCCTGGCCCTACACGGTCGAGGCGGGCAAGACGCTCGTCGACACCTGGTCCACCAGCAGCTCCACCGGCAACCAGATCAACCTCACGGTGTGGGGCCCGAACGGCTTCCTGCGCAGCTGGAAGGGCCCGGCGAAGAAGGCCGGCCCCGAGGTCACGGCCCGCCACGTGGCGGCCACCGGCAACCTGGCCCTGAGCCTGACCAACTCCGGGACGGCGGCCGTCAACCTCACGGTGACCAACACCTACGGCGGCGCCGCCCAGATCCTCCGGGTGGCGGCCGGCGCGACGGTCTCCCACACGGTGGACCTCGCCGCCTCCGGCCGCTGGTACGACGTGCAGGTCGTCTCCGACGCCGACGCCACCTTCCTGCGCCGCTTCGCCGGACACGTGGAGACCGGCGCCCCGGGCGTCTCGGACCCGGCGATCAAGACCGTCTGA
- a CDS encoding TRAFAC clade GTPase domain-containing protein — MTSVVCPYCFDRSPAARLPYRCQMSATGVRGAKPCSAELDTIWADFMGPSVPPALKMRGPVFTAPRGLGVRLIPGGGGSRADCPACGGSTPVRVCRRCHSDFPSDYCDQDTRIIALLGPKASGKSTYVSVLLGELRGRVGRAYGASVTAMGGETQRRDRELAEDLYDRLRLPEATRPAALGFNDPLLYRLSLPLRRRLRGDGSRHTALVFFDAAGEDLASAEAMDRYTHYLAAADGIILLVDPLQMRAVRDRLPVDDGPPLPVIETPPQQIAADLAAQLRAHGRGSSRGRVTTPVAVAVTKTDSLAPLLEPHSPLLRNADHGTGALDEEDRRAVHEEMRSLLDGWDSGALLRQLERDFAQLSLFGLSALGSSPPAHAPADAPKSGPRPLRVEDPLLWLLGLGGLLPRAGGATGAGGRTGSEGNS; from the coding sequence ATGACCTCCGTCGTCTGCCCCTACTGCTTCGACCGGTCCCCGGCGGCCCGGCTGCCCTACCGCTGCCAGATGTCCGCCACGGGGGTGCGCGGCGCCAAGCCCTGCAGCGCCGAACTCGACACCATATGGGCCGATTTCATGGGCCCGAGCGTGCCTCCCGCACTGAAGATGCGCGGCCCGGTCTTCACCGCCCCGCGCGGCCTCGGGGTGCGCCTGATCCCGGGCGGGGGCGGATCGCGCGCGGACTGCCCCGCCTGCGGCGGGTCCACCCCGGTCCGGGTCTGCCGGCGCTGCCACAGCGACTTCCCGAGCGACTACTGCGACCAGGACACCCGGATCATCGCCCTGCTCGGCCCCAAGGCCTCCGGCAAGAGCACCTACGTCTCGGTGCTGCTGGGTGAACTGCGCGGCAGGGTGGGCCGGGCGTACGGGGCCTCGGTGACCGCGATGGGCGGCGAGACCCAGCGCCGGGACCGCGAGCTGGCGGAGGACCTCTACGACCGGCTGCGGCTGCCGGAGGCCACCCGGCCGGCGGCCCTCGGCTTCAACGACCCGCTGCTGTACCGGCTGAGCCTGCCCCTGCGGCGCCGGCTGCGCGGGGACGGCAGCCGGCACACCGCGCTGGTGTTCTTCGACGCGGCGGGCGAGGACCTCGCCAGCGCGGAGGCCATGGACCGCTACACCCACTACCTGGCCGCCGCGGACGGGATCATCCTGCTCGTGGACCCGCTGCAGATGCGGGCGGTGCGCGACCGGCTGCCGGTGGACGACGGGCCGCCGCTGCCGGTCATCGAGACCCCGCCGCAGCAGATCGCCGCCGATCTCGCGGCGCAGCTGCGGGCGCACGGGCGTGGTTCCTCACGCGGCCGGGTCACCACCCCGGTGGCGGTGGCCGTGACCAAGACGGACTCGCTGGCGCCGCTGCTGGAGCCGCATTCGCCGCTGCTGCGCAATGCCGACCACGGCACCGGCGCGCTCGACGAGGAGGACCGGCGGGCGGTGCACGAGGAGATGCGTTCGCTCCTGGACGGCTGGGACTCGGGGGCGCTGCTGCGGCAGCTGGAGCGGGACTTCGCCCAGCTGTCGCTGTTCGGGCTCTCGGCGCTCGGCTCGTCGCCGCCCGCGCACGCGCCGGCCGACGCCCCGAAATCGGGTCCGCGGCCGCTGCGCGTGGAGGATCCGCTGCTGTGGCTGCTGGGGCTGGGCGGTCTGCTGCCGCGCGCCGGTGGCGCCACCGGCGCGGGTGGCCGTACCGGCTCCGAGGGGAACTCATGA